A region from the Nostoc sp. HK-01 genome encodes:
- a CDS encoding ABC transporter-like protein — protein sequence MTKKIRKSTSFQRAANAPNLPNTTFGFICYFVNQFRWWYLLMVILEIMHATCGIMLPYAIGEIIRSVTRSPNNTQQIFDVIRQPLMLFTALSVGEVIFGRSAGLLQTILHPIHRQHIVRSLYAYLQHHSHRYLSSSFSGALAHRIGETSLGVTQTMQMMITEFLSVIVGYVVATILLYRAHPPLAAFVGIWAVLFISISFWLATRCRIYSRRAAAARSETTGIIVDAVTNLSSTRLFARLGFERRYLNEQLKGELKQVRKSNWYSERIRWFQFISAAILKIGTLYYSLTLWSQGVIATADFVVATSLSLLIISEARNLSRRFLEFFEHIGNIANGVMTIVQPHELIDREQAIAHSITQGKIEFRQVNFNYTEGKKVFENLSLTIQPGERVGLVGFSGSGKSTFVNLILRLFDPQSGQILIDGVDIQDMTQDALHAQISLIPQDPSLFHRTLMENIRYGRLEASDEEVIEAARKAYAHDFISQIKEGYYSLVGERGVKLSGGQRQRIAIARVILKDAPILILDEATSSLDSITEKAIQDTLDLAMNGKTVIVVAHRLSTIAHLDRILVFDHGRIVEDGTHTKLLARGGAYYRLWKMQAGGFLPVEANNKNVSDLQIK from the coding sequence ATGACGAAAAAGATCAGAAAATCCACATCTTTTCAACGCGCGGCGAATGCACCAAATTTACCAAATACTACCTTCGGATTTATTTGCTATTTTGTGAACCAGTTTCGCTGGTGGTATTTATTAATGGTAATTCTGGAGATAATGCACGCCACTTGTGGCATTATGTTGCCTTATGCTATTGGCGAAATCATCCGCAGTGTGACGCGATCGCCTAACAACACTCAGCAAATTTTTGATGTTATTCGTCAACCTCTGATGCTTTTCACTGCTTTGAGTGTGGGAGAAGTAATATTCGGGCGATCGGCTGGACTTTTGCAAACTATTCTGCATCCTATCCACCGACAGCACATTGTCAGATCTCTATATGCCTACTTGCAACATCATTCTCATCGCTACCTGAGCAGCAGTTTTTCTGGAGCTTTAGCACATCGCATCGGTGAAACTTCTTTGGGTGTTACCCAAACGATGCAAATGATGATTACAGAATTTTTGTCTGTGATTGTCGGATATGTTGTTGCGACAATCTTACTGTATCGCGCCCATCCTCCCTTGGCGGCATTTGTGGGGATATGGGCAGTGCTGTTTATTAGTATTTCGTTCTGGTTGGCTACGCGCTGTCGAATTTACTCTCGGAGAGCCGCAGCCGCTAGAAGTGAGACTACTGGTATTATTGTAGATGCAGTGACAAATCTCAGCAGTACTCGGCTATTTGCGCGTCTGGGTTTTGAACGACGCTATTTAAATGAGCAATTAAAGGGCGAACTTAAACAGGTAAGAAAGTCTAACTGGTACTCTGAGCGAATTCGCTGGTTTCAGTTTATTTCAGCAGCGATTTTAAAAATTGGCACGTTATATTATTCCCTCACACTCTGGAGTCAAGGAGTGATTGCAACTGCGGACTTTGTTGTAGCAACTAGTTTGTCATTGTTAATCATCAGTGAAGCGCGTAATTTAAGCCGCCGCTTTCTAGAATTTTTTGAACATATTGGTAATATCGCCAATGGTGTGATGACAATTGTCCAACCCCATGAGTTGATTGATCGAGAGCAAGCGATCGCCCACTCCATCACCCAAGGTAAAATCGAGTTTCGCCAAGTCAATTTCAACTACACCGAAGGTAAAAAAGTATTTGAGAATCTCTCGCTCACTATTCAACCTGGTGAGCGTGTCGGCTTAGTTGGTTTTTCTGGTTCGGGAAAATCCACCTTTGTGAATTTGATTTTGCGTTTATTTGACCCCCAATCTGGACAAATTCTCATTGATGGGGTCGATATTCAAGATATGACTCAAGATGCTTTACACGCTCAGATCAGCTTAATTCCTCAAGATCCATCTCTGTTCCACCGCACATTGATGGAAAATATTCGTTATGGGCGATTGGAAGCAAGCGATGAAGAAGTGATTGAAGCTGCACGCAAAGCTTATGCTCACGATTTCATCAGCCAAATCAAGGAAGGTTACTATTCTTTGGTGGGTGAACGCGGTGTGAAACTGTCCGGAGGACAAAGACAACGAATTGCGATCGCACGAGTTATTCTCAAAGACGCACCCATCCTCATCTTAGATGAAGCTACTTCTAGCCTCGATTCCATCACCGAAAAAGCCATTCAAGATACTCTAGACTTAGCAATGAACGGCAAAACAGTCATCGTCGTTGCTCATCGACTGTCGACAATTGCTCATTTAGACCGCATTTTAGTATTTGACCACGGTCGAATTGTTGAAGATGGTACTCACACCAAACTGTTAGCGCGGGGCGGTGCTTACTACAGGCTATGGAAAATGCAGGCTGGTGGATTTCTCCCTGTAGAAGCCAATAATAAGAATGTTTCTGATTTACAAATTAAATAG
- a CDS encoding aldo/keto reductase → MTLPTTKLGQTGLTVSRLVLGTMTFGLQTDEETSIKILNTAAEAGINFLDTADVYPLGGGLATAGRTEEIIGRWLKGKREHFILATKAVGKVGPAPWDQGASRKHILDAIDASLKRLGTDYVDLYQLHSDDASTPLDETLEALDTVVRAGKVRYIGVSNYLAYRLARALGRADVRNLTRFVSIQPRYNLLFREIERELLPLAKEEGLGVIPYNPLAGGLLTGKHNFAQGPTDGTRFTLGTAAERYQERYWRDREFNTVEELRTVADHAGLSLTTLALAWVLANPIITAPIIGASRPEQLGDTLKALEVTLDDHLKQKLDDITAEYRRGDSLR, encoded by the coding sequence ATGACATTACCAACAACGAAACTTGGTCAAACTGGATTGACTGTTTCGCGCCTTGTTCTAGGTACAATGACCTTTGGGTTACAGACAGATGAAGAAACTTCGATAAAGATCCTCAATACAGCCGCCGAAGCGGGAATTAACTTTTTAGATACAGCGGATGTTTATCCCTTGGGCGGTGGTTTAGCAACAGCTGGACGTACCGAAGAAATTATTGGACGCTGGCTGAAAGGTAAGCGCGAACATTTTATCTTAGCTACCAAGGCTGTTGGCAAGGTTGGCCCTGCGCCTTGGGATCAAGGGGCTTCACGCAAACATATTTTAGATGCGATCGATGCTTCCTTAAAAAGATTGGGAACTGATTATGTTGACTTGTATCAACTGCATTCTGATGATGCGTCAACTCCCCTTGATGAAACACTTGAAGCACTAGATACAGTAGTTCGGGCTGGGAAGGTGCGGTACATCGGGGTTTCTAACTACTTAGCTTACCGTCTTGCCCGTGCTTTAGGTCGGGCTGATGTGCGAAATTTAACTCGCTTCGTTTCAATTCAACCCCGCTACAATCTGTTATTCCGTGAAATTGAGCGAGAATTATTACCTTTGGCGAAGGAAGAAGGGCTAGGTGTAATTCCTTATAATCCTTTGGCTGGTGGTTTACTGACGGGGAAACACAATTTTGCTCAAGGGCCTACAGATGGCACTCGTTTTACCTTGGGTACTGCGGCTGAACGTTATCAAGAGCGTTACTGGCGCGATCGCGAGTTCAATACTGTAGAGGAATTACGCACAGTAGCGGATCATGCTGGTTTATCTTTGACAACCTTAGCCTTAGCTTGGGTTTTGGCTAATCCAATTATCACAGCCCCCATCATTGGCGCGAGTCGTCCAGAACAACTCGGTGACACTCTCAAAGCTTTGGAAGTAACACTCGACGATCATTTGAAACAAAAACTCGACGATATTACCGCCGAATACAGGAGGGGAGATTCGCTGCGTTAG
- a CDS encoding phospholipase/carboxylesterase, whose translation MAIEHRSGLLPYLFSAVAEDANKPAPLVLFLHGARDRGNDLNVLLKWGLPRFVNESNSLPYFFLAPQLPEGQTWVERESDVIALLDNFIASRPIDPSRVIISGFSLGTAGAWHIAASHPGRFAGLVAVSGRVPQTLETSQLDVLKEIPIQIFQGAKDEKLSIESTQQIVDTLRGVGGTVDFTVLPEGDHFIADEVYTDLKLQQWLVSQSRRASVAV comes from the coding sequence ATGGCTATCGAACACCGTTCTGGTTTATTACCTTATCTGTTCTCGGCTGTTGCGGAAGATGCTAACAAACCTGCGCCTTTAGTACTGTTTTTGCATGGCGCACGCGATCGCGGCAATGATTTAAATGTGCTGCTGAAATGGGGTTTACCTCGGTTCGTAAATGAATCAAACTCTTTACCATACTTCTTTTTAGCGCCTCAACTTCCTGAAGGGCAGACTTGGGTAGAGCGAGAATCAGATGTCATTGCTTTGTTGGATAATTTTATCGCCTCCCGGCCTATTGATCCTTCCCGTGTGATTATCTCTGGATTCAGCTTGGGAACTGCTGGGGCATGGCATATTGCTGCTTCCCATCCTGGTCGCTTTGCTGGTTTAGTAGCGGTGTCTGGTCGCGTTCCTCAAACCTTAGAAACATCTCAACTAGATGTACTCAAGGAAATCCCCATCCAAATATTCCAAGGCGCTAAGGACGAAAAACTATCAATTGAGAGTACACAGCAGATTGTTGATACCTTACGGGGAGTGGGTGGAACAGTAGATTTTACAGTACTACCTGAAGGTGATCACTTTATTGCCGATGAAGTGTACACAGACTTGAAATTGCAACAGTGGCTAGTTTCCCAGAGCCGACGTGCTTCTGTAGCTGTTTGA
- a CDS encoding amidohydrolase 2 codes for MTEYSRLKTSPSAAIRATLDYPVIDTDVHTNDFTPAFEDYIAKYGGSKLVDELRKAESSRLNSKSNGKDWYQQTPEERQYNRTIRSPWWARVTRNTLDLATYTLPALLYERQAEQGSDYSVLFPNNVLAPAGASPENRQALQRAVNHYHADIYRKYSDRLTPVAGIPMGNPQEAIEELEFAVKTLGLKVANIPGGVKRPIKAIADKYPVDKFPEVARYASYIDFYGLDSEYDYDPFWAKAVELGVPITTHYGSQGWTGRSSISNYMNNHIGHFADGSQAFAKALFFGGVTRRFPQLRVGMLEGGADWGAHVYIHLVDRFSKRNLKALQNYNPDLTNADELFELFERFGGEITEGYSLSKEELTKSVLGSSFSRHSRAPIGSELEDFAAAGIETIEDIRDRWVNSFFFGSESDDRTIAAAFNNKANPLGVKINAIYSSDVGHWDVPDLTSPLAESWDLVKEGVISEDDFKAYVFGNPYKFYTEANANFFKGTAIESKVGNIESPQVDKSLVVV; via the coding sequence ATGACTGAATATAGCAGATTGAAGACTTCACCCTCTGCCGCAATCAGAGCTACCCTTGATTATCCGGTTATCGATACTGATGTTCACACTAATGATTTCACCCCAGCTTTTGAAGATTACATCGCTAAGTACGGCGGGTCAAAGCTTGTAGACGAATTACGCAAGGCAGAATCTTCTCGTCTCAACTCCAAAAGCAACGGTAAAGACTGGTATCAACAAACTCCAGAAGAACGCCAATACAACCGCACAATTCGATCGCCTTGGTGGGCGAGAGTCACTCGCAATACTCTAGACTTAGCTACTTACACTCTGCCTGCACTACTCTATGAACGCCAAGCAGAGCAAGGTTCAGATTATTCGGTATTGTTTCCTAATAATGTGCTGGCACCTGCGGGAGCCAGCCCAGAAAACCGCCAAGCATTGCAACGCGCAGTCAATCACTACCACGCTGATATCTATCGCAAATATAGCGATCGCCTGACTCCTGTAGCTGGTATCCCGATGGGTAATCCTCAAGAAGCTATTGAGGAGTTAGAGTTTGCTGTAAAAACACTAGGCTTAAAAGTAGCAAATATTCCTGGTGGTGTGAAACGTCCGATTAAGGCGATCGCGGATAAATATCCCGTAGATAAATTCCCCGAAGTCGCTAGGTATGCTTCATACATTGACTTTTACGGATTAGATAGCGAATACGACTACGATCCTTTCTGGGCTAAAGCTGTGGAATTGGGTGTGCCGATTACCACCCATTATGGTAGCCAAGGTTGGACAGGGCGCTCCTCCATCAGTAACTACATGAACAACCACATCGGTCACTTTGCCGATGGTTCTCAAGCATTTGCCAAGGCGTTGTTCTTCGGTGGCGTTACCAGACGTTTTCCCCAGTTGCGTGTGGGGATGCTGGAAGGTGGTGCAGATTGGGGCGCTCATGTCTACATTCATTTGGTAGATCGTTTCTCCAAACGCAATCTCAAAGCACTACAAAACTATAACCCAGACCTCACCAATGCTGATGAGTTGTTCGAGTTGTTTGAGCGTTTCGGTGGTGAAATTACCGAAGGATATTCTCTCAGCAAAGAAGAATTAACCAAGAGTGTACTTGGTTCTTCCTTTAGCCGTCATAGCCGTGCGCCAATTGGTAGCGAACTTGAAGACTTTGCTGCTGCTGGAATTGAAACCATTGAAGACATCCGCGATCGCTGGGTGAATAGCTTCTTCTTTGGTTCGGAATCTGACGATCGCACCATCGCCGCAGCATTCAACAACAAAGCCAATCCATTGGGTGTCAAGATTAACGCCATTTATTCTTCAGACGTTGGTCACTGGGATGTACCCGACCTCACCTCACCATTGGCAGAAAGCTGGGATTTGGTGAAAGAAGGCGTAATTTCTGAAGATGACTTCAAAGCCTATGTCTTTGGTAATCCCTACAAGTTCTACACCGAAGCTAACGCCAATTTCTTCAAGGGTACAGCGATTGAATCTAAGGTAGGTAACATCGAATCCCCGCAAGTGGATAAGAGCTTGGTAGTAGTTTAA
- a CDS encoding TrkA protein, which translates to MYVLVGGAGLVGLSLAQKLVELGHTVAVIDIEPTACRYAREQVGAMAFEGSAVSTEVLLEAGIRKADALVAVLRSDALNLAMVTLAKHYGVTHILSRLRHSDFAEPLRLAGANHVISTVELSVSTMVNAIEYPQVESMMHFEQGQIEVLKLAIPNNCYVVNRSLAEIAQDARFPSGSLIIGYQPHPHEDLMIPNGSTVLEPGSTVLIATKPGSVHQVIDFIEGCK; encoded by the coding sequence ATGTACGTGCTAGTTGGTGGAGCAGGCTTAGTAGGGCTTTCTTTAGCTCAAAAATTGGTAGAACTAGGGCATACTGTTGCCGTCATTGATATAGAGCCTACAGCTTGTCGCTATGCCCGTGAACAAGTGGGAGCAATGGCGTTTGAAGGCAGTGCTGTGAGTACAGAAGTGTTGTTAGAAGCGGGAATTCGTAAAGCCGATGCCTTAGTAGCAGTCCTGAGAAGTGATGCGTTGAACTTAGCAATGGTAACTCTTGCCAAACACTACGGTGTGACGCACATTTTAAGTCGCTTGCGTCATTCTGATTTTGCAGAACCACTGCGTTTAGCAGGAGCTAACCATGTAATTAGCACCGTTGAATTATCCGTTTCCACAATGGTAAATGCCATTGAATATCCGCAAGTAGAATCAATGATGCACTTTGAGCAAGGACAGATTGAAGTTTTAAAACTGGCTATTCCCAATAATTGTTATGTAGTGAATCGCAGCCTAGCTGAAATAGCACAAGATGCTCGATTTCCTAGTGGCTCTCTGATTATTGGCTATCAACCTCATCCCCACGAAGATTTGATGATTCCGAATGGTAGTACAGTTCTAGAACCAGGTTCGACTGTCTTGATTGCGACTAAGCCAGGAAGTGTACATCAAGTCATTGATTTTATCGAGGGTTGTAAGTAA
- a CDS encoding sodium/hydrogen exchanger produces MNVTELVKISIILLLVATGVALLSRRLRVPYVTGLVLAGLPITELLSHRIGLDPSLVLNLFLPILIFEAGINTDVSRLRSTFKPIALLAVPGAVISSAIIAVVLKLGLGLAWIPALLVGVILANTDTVSMIAVFKEIPVPSRLSTIVEGETLFNDAAALVSFNLILQVYSTGSLTLLEGIQQLLFIAVGGCIVGLVLGYLSIPVFARLDDPLSSLLLTVAVALGTFQVGQFIGVSGAVAVVVAGLIFGNLGLSRNTSASSRITLLSFWEYASFTVNTFIFLLIGLEINLVTFWKTLPAVLLAVLAYQAGRILTVYPLLATVRWFDRPIPLRWQHLLFLGNIKGSLSMALALSLPTTLPGRDVLIALVFGSVLVSLVGQGLSLPWLVKRLKLSKFSETQQQVEELQAQLMTGKAAQEELDSLLKSGVLPKSVYEEMRSAYQVRVAGAEKSLRDLYNRRVDNSDAKNHDLSKLDAIRRRLLLAEKGVLNEALRKRILSEEIVRGRIQSLDEQMLQLDDD; encoded by the coding sequence GTGAATGTTACTGAATTAGTTAAAATCTCTATTATTCTTTTACTAGTTGCCACTGGTGTAGCTTTACTATCCCGTCGGTTGCGAGTTCCTTATGTGACAGGGTTAGTCTTAGCAGGTTTGCCCATCACTGAATTATTGTCTCATCGTATTGGTTTAGACCCTTCTTTAGTTTTAAATCTGTTTCTACCAATTCTGATTTTTGAAGCTGGTATTAATACAGATGTGAGTCGCCTACGCAGCACGTTTAAACCAATTGCTCTTTTAGCTGTGCCTGGGGCTGTAATTTCCAGCGCGATTATTGCAGTAGTTTTAAAACTAGGGCTGGGATTAGCTTGGATACCAGCTTTACTTGTTGGCGTAATTTTGGCAAATACAGACACCGTTTCGATGATTGCGGTGTTTAAGGAAATACCTGTGCCTTCTCGTTTGTCTACTATTGTTGAAGGAGAAACTTTATTTAACGATGCAGCTGCTTTAGTTTCATTCAACCTGATTTTACAAGTGTATTCCACAGGTTCACTGACGTTATTAGAGGGAATTCAGCAATTGCTATTTATTGCTGTAGGTGGTTGTATTGTCGGTTTAGTCTTAGGTTACTTAAGCATACCTGTATTCGCCCGTTTGGATGATCCTCTGAGTAGTCTTTTGCTAACGGTTGCAGTCGCACTCGGAACTTTTCAGGTTGGACAGTTTATCGGTGTATCTGGTGCTGTGGCGGTAGTTGTAGCTGGATTAATTTTTGGTAATTTGGGACTTTCGCGCAATACTTCGGCTTCTAGTCGCATTACTTTGTTGAGTTTTTGGGAATATGCCAGTTTTACGGTTAACACGTTTATTTTTCTGCTGATTGGGCTAGAAATCAACTTAGTCACATTCTGGAAAACTTTACCTGCTGTGTTGCTGGCAGTTTTAGCTTATCAAGCAGGACGAATACTAACAGTTTATCCACTGTTGGCGACGGTTCGTTGGTTCGATCGCCCGATTCCTCTGCGTTGGCAACATTTACTTTTTTTAGGCAATATCAAAGGCTCACTCTCAATGGCTCTAGCGTTGAGCTTACCAACTACTTTACCAGGTCGAGATGTTTTGATTGCTTTAGTTTTTGGCAGTGTGCTGGTTTCATTAGTGGGACAAGGTTTAAGCCTACCTTGGCTAGTCAAACGCTTAAAATTATCGAAATTCTCCGAAACACAGCAGCAAGTTGAAGAATTACAAGCGCAACTGATGACAGGTAAAGCCGCACAGGAAGAATTAGATAGCTTATTGAAATCAGGAGTATTGCCAAAATCAGTTTACGAAGAAATGCGATCGGCTTATCAAGTCAGGGTGGCTGGTGCGGAAAAATCTTTGAGAGACTTATATAATCGCCGTGTTGATAATTCAGATGCGAAAAATCATGATTTAAGCAAATTAGATGCTATACGTCGTCGCTTGCTGTTAGCTGAAAAGGGAGTTCTCAACGAAGCACTGCGTAAGCGAATTCTTTCGGAAGAAATTGTCCGGGGACGGATACAATCTCTTGATGAACAAATGCTGCAACTTGATGATGATTGA
- a CDS encoding monooxygenase-like protein has translation MSKTRKFRLGAFIQATGHHVSAWRHPDSQADAGFNFEHYKEITQTAQRGLFDAVFLADSPGVWGGAPETQKRNGKLVHFEPVTLFSALSAVTQNIGFIATASTTYEEPYTLARKFASLDYLSNGRAGWNVVTTGNENAAANFGLQHHPEHSQRYERAEEFVEVVKGLWDSWEDDAFIRDKESGIYFDPDKLHTLNHKGQHFSVKGPLNVGRPPQGYPVIVQAGASEAGRDLAARTAEVIFTANQTLADAQEFYADVKGRLAKYGRSPDDLKIMPGAFPIIGRTQEEAQEKYEFLQSLIHPDVAWGILKTYYKGVDLSKYSLDDLAPELPNETNNNKSRLKLVKDLATRGTLTLRQLYLALATARGHRTILGTPETIADQLEEWFNNGAADGFNIMPPILPTGLDDFVNLVVPVLQKRGLFRTEYEGSTLRENLGLRRPVNQFTVKQLDERLVLA, from the coding sequence ATGAGCAAAACACGTAAGTTTCGTTTAGGTGCATTTATTCAAGCGACTGGACATCATGTTTCCGCATGGCGGCACCCCGATTCACAAGCAGATGCTGGGTTTAATTTTGAGCATTACAAAGAAATTACCCAGACCGCCCAACGTGGCTTGTTCGATGCAGTTTTTCTGGCAGATAGCCCAGGAGTCTGGGGTGGCGCTCCAGAAACTCAAAAACGCAATGGTAAACTAGTGCATTTTGAACCAGTCACACTCTTTTCGGCCTTGTCTGCTGTCACCCAAAATATCGGCTTTATTGCCACCGCCTCAACTACCTACGAAGAACCCTACACCCTCGCACGTAAGTTTGCTTCTCTAGACTATTTGAGCAACGGCCGCGCGGGCTGGAATGTAGTTACTACAGGCAATGAAAACGCCGCAGCTAATTTTGGTCTTCAACATCACCCAGAACATAGCCAGCGTTATGAACGGGCTGAAGAGTTCGTTGAAGTGGTAAAAGGGCTATGGGATAGTTGGGAAGATGATGCTTTTATCCGTGATAAAGAATCTGGGATTTATTTTGATCCCGACAAACTGCATACACTCAACCATAAAGGCCAACATTTTTCCGTCAAAGGCCCTTTAAACGTTGGTCGTCCGCCTCAAGGTTATCCGGTGATTGTACAGGCCGGAGCATCAGAAGCCGGACGAGACTTAGCCGCGCGTACGGCTGAAGTCATATTCACCGCTAATCAAACCCTCGCTGATGCCCAAGAATTTTACGCTGATGTCAAAGGTCGGTTAGCAAAATACGGACGCTCTCCAGATGATCTCAAAATTATGCCTGGGGCTTTCCCCATCATTGGCCGGACTCAAGAAGAAGCTCAAGAGAAATACGAATTCTTGCAATCTTTAATTCATCCTGATGTGGCTTGGGGTATTTTAAAGACCTATTACAAAGGTGTCGATTTATCGAAATATTCCTTAGATGATTTAGCTCCCGAACTACCCAACGAGACCAATAACAACAAGAGTCGTCTAAAACTAGTGAAAGATTTAGCGACTCGTGGTACTCTGACACTCCGTCAGTTATATCTTGCTCTGGCGACTGCGCGAGGTCATCGCACCATACTTGGAACTCCAGAAACCATTGCTGACCAACTAGAAGAATGGTTTAATAATGGCGCGGCTGATGGCTTTAATATTATGCCGCCCATCTTACCTACAGGGTTAGATGACTTCGTTAACTTAGTCGTTCCCGTCCTCCAAAAACGCGGACTTTTCCGTACTGAATACGAAGGTAGTACCTTGCGTGAAAATTTAGGTCTGCGTCGTCCAGTTAATCAATTTACTGTCAAACAACTGGATGAAAGATTAGTGTTGGCGTAA
- a CDS encoding alpha amylase catalytic region, producing MQIQTPDWVKHAVFYQIFPDRFARSKQPRKRLLHEARWEDWEAMPTLQGYKGGDLWGIIEGLDHIQGLGINAIYFTPIFQSASNHRYHTHDYYQVDPLLGGNEAFKELLEAAHQRNIKVVLDGVFNHSSRGFFFFHDVLENGPHSPWVNWFKIHGWPLSAYNGEFPANYEGWADNRALPVFNHDNPEVREYIMEIAEYWIKFGIDGWRLDVPFEIKTPGFWQEFRERVKAINPEAYIVGEVWGDSREWLDGTQFDGVMNYLFAGPTIAFTAGDRVVLEQVQSRDYQPYPPLFAAEYATKIQELLQLYPWEIQLTQLNLLASHDTARLMTIAGGDKASIQLSTLLLLTFPGAPSIYYGDEVGLPGAIDPDSRRGFPLEANWDQEILQTHRQLIDIRQAYQALRIGHYQVLYAQGTLYVFARTLGTEELMIVVNTGTASAQANIDITSLQAQPSKLLFGYAEFEWNNAGETKQLSLTVPPRTGCILA from the coding sequence ATGCAAATTCAAACACCAGACTGGGTTAAGCACGCTGTTTTTTACCAAATCTTTCCAGACCGCTTTGCCAGAAGCAAACAGCCGCGTAAACGGTTGCTACACGAAGCTCGTTGGGAAGATTGGGAAGCAATGCCTACACTCCAAGGTTATAAAGGGGGCGATTTGTGGGGCATTATTGAGGGACTAGACCATATCCAAGGTTTAGGAATTAACGCTATTTATTTCACGCCCATTTTTCAGTCGGCTAGTAATCACCGTTATCATACCCATGATTATTACCAAGTTGATCCGTTGTTGGGAGGAAATGAAGCGTTTAAAGAATTGTTAGAAGCAGCCCATCAACGGAATATCAAAGTAGTTTTAGATGGGGTGTTTAATCATTCAAGTCGTGGGTTTTTCTTTTTCCATGATGTTTTAGAAAATGGCCCCCATTCGCCTTGGGTAAATTGGTTTAAAATCCACGGCTGGCCGCTTTCTGCTTACAACGGTGAGTTTCCGGCTAATTATGAAGGTTGGGCGGATAATCGGGCTTTGCCAGTGTTTAATCACGACAACCCAGAAGTGAGAGAATATATCATGGAAATTGCCGAATATTGGATAAAATTCGGCATTGATGGCTGGCGGTTAGATGTGCCATTTGAAATTAAAACTCCTGGTTTTTGGCAAGAATTTCGAGAGCGAGTTAAAGCTATTAACCCCGAAGCTTATATTGTGGGTGAAGTGTGGGGAGATTCGCGTGAGTGGTTGGATGGGACACAATTTGACGGCGTAATGAATTATTTATTTGCCGGGCCGACAATTGCCTTTACCGCAGGCGATCGCGTAGTCTTAGAACAAGTTCAAAGTCGTGACTATCAACCTTATCCACCTTTATTTGCTGCTGAATACGCCACTAAAATCCAAGAACTATTGCAACTATATCCTTGGGAAATTCAGCTAACGCAACTCAACTTACTTGCTAGTCACGATACCGCACGTTTAATGACTATTGCAGGTGGCGATAAAGCCAGCATCCAATTATCAACTTTACTTTTGCTCACCTTTCCTGGTGCGCCCAGTATTTATTATGGTGATGAAGTGGGTTTACCCGGTGCAATAGACCCCGACTCACGACGCGGCTTTCCGTTAGAAGCGAATTGGGATCAAGAAATTTTGCAAACTCACCGCCAATTAATTGACATTCGTCAAGCTTACCAAGCTTTGCGGATAGGACATTATCAAGTTCTTTATGCCCAAGGAACACTATATGTTTTTGCCCGCACTTTAGGTACAGAAGAATTAATGATAGTCGTTAATACTGGCACAGCATCTGCTCAAGCAAACATAGATATTACTAGTTTGCAAGCTCAACCTAGCAAGCTGCTATTTGGCTACGCAGAATTTGAATGGAATAACGCAGGAGAAACTAAACAACTTTCTCTCACTGTTCCTCCCCGAACTGGTTGCATTTTGGCTTAA